A window of Panicum virgatum strain AP13 chromosome 8K, P.virgatum_v5, whole genome shotgun sequence contains these coding sequences:
- the LOC120644336 gene encoding uncharacterized protein LOC120644336 isoform X2, which produces MTPKWNECSSNSYRELSSHVIGESKSTLTETVLSPTSCFDLPTANTMCSLSPQKKDGNVYKRRKMDKDSNSLATNEEAKEMMTQSCTASDEQSSLVLPAVSSEVMPSNSQANMIGHILDCEGPKGVSLEPNSGSNVSNMSPSSMILDKKDAPECSSSNISPTEPITEHMSPRDLCIAILKKDGLITESRARIKDEFTDNDANPLLACNTCGCLDRSLKMLICDSCEAAFHLPCCIPCIKEPPTDEWYCAPCLCKKPKSLYGKLLEGKVKLSRNTNQRPHGMSHIEYMLKDAEPYVTGVRIGRDFQAEVPEWSGPTSSRDGYFDEPSEFDPAELTKFNLRKTSNQSQSSIGNWIQCRETLNPGDSDKQVVCGKWRRAPLYVVQTDDWECFSCLLWDPAHADCAVPQELKTSEVLKQLKFVNTLKNQLEQNQKPA; this is translated from the exons ATGACTCCAAAATGGAATGAATGCTCTTCAAATAGCTACAGAGAACTATCTTCACATGTAATTGGAGAATCCAAATCAACCTTAACAGAAACAGTCCTTTCACCCACGAGCTGTTTTGATTTACCAACTGCCAACACAATGTGCTCCCTATCTCCacagaagaaggatggcaaTGTTTATAAAAGGCGGAAGATGGATAAGGATTCAAATTCTCTTGCGACAAATGAAGAGGCTAAAGAAATGATGACTCAAAGTTGCACAGCTTCTGATGAGCAGTCATCATTAGTGCTACCCGCAGTCTCCTCAGAAGTAATGCCTTCCAATTCACAAGCCAACATGATAGGTCACATCCTAGATTGTGAAGGGCCTAAAGGGGTTTCATTGGAGCCAAATTCTGGTAGTAATGTTTCAAATATGTCACCATCTTCCATGATTCTAGACAAAAAGGATGCTCCTGAATGTTCATCATCAAATATCAGCCCTACTGAACCAATTACTGAGCATATGTCACCAAGGGATCTTTGCATCGCCATACTGAAAAAAGATGGACTCATAACTGAATCAAGAGCAAGAATTAAAGATGAATTCACTGACAATGATGCCAACCCATTGTTGGCATGCAATACTTGTGGCTGCTTGGATCGTTCATTAAAGATGCTAATATGTGATTCTTGTGAAGCAGCGTTTCATTTACCTTGTTGCATCCCTTGTATTAAGGAACCACCAACTGACGAATGGTATTGTGCGCCATGCTTGTGTAAGAAACCTAAGAGTCTttatggcaaactcttggagggCAAGGTCAAGCTTTCCAGGAATACTAACCAAAGGCCTCATGGCATGAGTCATATAGAGTACATGCTTAAGGATGCTGAACCATATGTTACTGGGGTTCGAATTGGTAGAGATTTTCAAGCAGAAGTGCCAGAATGGTCTGGTCCAACCTCCAG CCGTGATGGTTATTTTGACGAGCCCTCTGAATTTGACCCTGCTGAACTAACTAAATTTAAT ttgCGCAAAACAAGTAATCAAAGCCAATCTTCCATTGGTAATTGGATACAATGCCGTGAGACCTTAAACCCAGGAGACTCTGACAAACAAGTTGTCTGTGGCAAATGGAGAAG GGCACCCTTATATGTTGTACAGACAGATGATTGGGAGTGTTTTTCTTGTCTTCTTTGGGATCCTGCACATGCTGATTGTGCTGTTCCGCAG GAGTTGAAGACCAGTGAAGTTCTGAAGCAGCTGAAGTTTGTAAACACG CTAAAGAACCAGCTGGAACAAAATCAAAAGCCTGCTTAA
- the LOC120644336 gene encoding uncharacterized protein LOC120644336 isoform X1, with the protein MTPKWNECSSNSYRELSSHVIGESKSTLTETVLSPTSCFDLPTANTMCSLSPQKKDGNVYKRRKMDKDSNSLATNEEAKEMMTQSCTASDEQSSLVLPAVSSEVMPSNSQANMIGHILDCEGPKGVSLEPNSGSNVSNMSPSSMILDKKDAPECSSSNISPTEPITEHMSPRDLCIAILKKDGLITESRARIKDEFTDNDANPLLACNTCGCLDRSLKMLICDSCEAAFHLPCCIPCIKEPPTDEWYCAPCLCKKPKSLYGKLLEGKVKLSRNTNQRPHGMSHIEYMLKDAEPYVTGVRIGRDFQAEVPEWSGPTSSRDGYFDEPSEFDPAELTKFNLRKTSNQSQSSIGNWIQCRETLNPGDSDKQVVCGKWRRAPLYVVQTDDWECFSCLLWDPAHADCAVPQISGILDFFEQFPPLELKTSEVLKQLKFVNTLKNQLEQNQKPA; encoded by the exons ATGACTCCAAAATGGAATGAATGCTCTTCAAATAGCTACAGAGAACTATCTTCACATGTAATTGGAGAATCCAAATCAACCTTAACAGAAACAGTCCTTTCACCCACGAGCTGTTTTGATTTACCAACTGCCAACACAATGTGCTCCCTATCTCCacagaagaaggatggcaaTGTTTATAAAAGGCGGAAGATGGATAAGGATTCAAATTCTCTTGCGACAAATGAAGAGGCTAAAGAAATGATGACTCAAAGTTGCACAGCTTCTGATGAGCAGTCATCATTAGTGCTACCCGCAGTCTCCTCAGAAGTAATGCCTTCCAATTCACAAGCCAACATGATAGGTCACATCCTAGATTGTGAAGGGCCTAAAGGGGTTTCATTGGAGCCAAATTCTGGTAGTAATGTTTCAAATATGTCACCATCTTCCATGATTCTAGACAAAAAGGATGCTCCTGAATGTTCATCATCAAATATCAGCCCTACTGAACCAATTACTGAGCATATGTCACCAAGGGATCTTTGCATCGCCATACTGAAAAAAGATGGACTCATAACTGAATCAAGAGCAAGAATTAAAGATGAATTCACTGACAATGATGCCAACCCATTGTTGGCATGCAATACTTGTGGCTGCTTGGATCGTTCATTAAAGATGCTAATATGTGATTCTTGTGAAGCAGCGTTTCATTTACCTTGTTGCATCCCTTGTATTAAGGAACCACCAACTGACGAATGGTATTGTGCGCCATGCTTGTGTAAGAAACCTAAGAGTCTttatggcaaactcttggagggCAAGGTCAAGCTTTCCAGGAATACTAACCAAAGGCCTCATGGCATGAGTCATATAGAGTACATGCTTAAGGATGCTGAACCATATGTTACTGGGGTTCGAATTGGTAGAGATTTTCAAGCAGAAGTGCCAGAATGGTCTGGTCCAACCTCCAG CCGTGATGGTTATTTTGACGAGCCCTCTGAATTTGACCCTGCTGAACTAACTAAATTTAAT ttgCGCAAAACAAGTAATCAAAGCCAATCTTCCATTGGTAATTGGATACAATGCCGTGAGACCTTAAACCCAGGAGACTCTGACAAACAAGTTGTCTGTGGCAAATGGAGAAG GGCACCCTTATATGTTGTACAGACAGATGATTGGGAGTGTTTTTCTTGTCTTCTTTGGGATCCTGCACATGCTGATTGTGCTGTTCCGCAG ATATCTGGAATTTTAGACTTTTTTGAGCAATTCCCTCCATTG GAGTTGAAGACCAGTGAAGTTCTGAAGCAGCTGAAGTTTGTAAACACG CTAAAGAACCAGCTGGAACAAAATCAAAAGCCTGCTTAA